The stretch of DNA CTACATGACTGAGATAAGAGCAAcgataattaataaatatagataaaagttattattaaaaatatttattttatatatataatgtgatattatttagattatatatttttttaaataaatatttaaaataattaattagaagtagTCATGCAGTGAGTGTAAAATATGTACTGTTATAGTAACTTCTCCATAACATTATTCAACGATAATACagaatatatttcacaatatatatttttaaatgaaaatatttttataaaataatattatttttataaaatattttacaaaaatactttttattttaaaatataactgtttaatattttataaaaaatgatgtatgtttattatttttcttaagataAATCACGACGGTACCAAATCCTTTTGACCCTTACCCTTTTTTCTCCCAACAAATACGAAAAGTATCGTTACtaccaaagaaaatacaagaatatTAGTCTATAATTAGTAtgctgaataaaaaataaaataatttctattatacactataaattatttcactttTAAAAGCTTGTATTGTAGAGCTGAGGCGAAAGAGCTAGCTAGGATTGTGACAAGGATGATCACTTAAACATGCAtgagtttgaatgttttttttaactctttaccGCGCACATCTCTCTAGTGGTTAATCTTTACTCTTCCTCTTCGATcccttactattatttatacaaGCTAGGCCATATCAAAACATGATATATAGTACGTACATCTCTCTGTCTAGATCAGATCTGATCCCTCTCTTTGTGTCTTTCTCGTTTCAAACAAACTTACTACATATATAGGACCTAGAACAAACAACACGTACTAGCAAAGCTAGCTCGATCGTTGCAGAGCATGGGAAGAGCTCCGTGTAGTGAGAAAAATAGCCTTAAAAAAGGACCATGGACCCCGGAGGAGGATCAGAAACTCTTGGACTATATTCAGAAACATGGGTATGGCAATTGGAGAACGCTACCAAAGAATGCTGGTATTTTCAGATATTCTTCAACTCATgatctctttcttctcttcttctttcatttttgacCATTTTTCAATTGCCTAGGACTTGAAAGGTGCGGAAAGAGCTGCCGACTTCGATGGACTAACTACTTGAGACCCGATATTAAGAGAGGCAGATTTTCTTTCGAAGAAGAAGAGACAATTATTCAGCTACATGGTATATTGGGCAACAAGTAAGCCTTTCTTTCTACCATATATTCATTCCTCAAAGTAGTCTTTGCTTATTTTTTGAACCGTATATGACGTTTGGTCGTCATAGGTGGTCTGCCATTGCAGCTCGCTTGCCTGGAAGGACAGACAACGAGATAAAAAATTACTGGAACACACACATTAGAAAGAGGCTCCTACGAATGGGAATCGATCCGATTACTCACAGTCCACGCCTCAATCTTCTTGAGCTCTCCTCAATTCTAAGTTCATCTCTCTGCAGTTCATCTCAGATTCACATCATGTCATCAAGGTTTCTTGATGTTCAATCTTTAGTGAATCATGATCCAGACCTTTTAAGGCTAGCCAAATCTCTAATGTCATCCAGCCCTGAAACCCCAAACTTAGTTCTTCAAAATCTCCATGAAAACCAGCTTTGCAGTtcccaaaaacaaaaccaaattgcACAAATTGTCCAACGGAATCATGAACTTCAAGAACCTGTTCAAGAAATTCCACCATGCAACAAATTTTCATTCCAAAGTGATCAAGCACAAGTCGGTTTGGAGCCCAAAGTAGATTTGTTCACATCAAGTTTCACCGATTTCAGCTCTTCCAACTCCCAACCAACCGAGTGGCAAAGCAACGGGATGCCTGCAGATTTTACTGAAGATTACGTTCCTCTACCAAGTTATTATCATGGGTCTGACCATCATCAAACTATGATGGATCCTTCTTCTGAATCATCAACTTTCCACTCCAACAACAGCAACCAGAATTTCAGCTTCACACCTTCATCGAGCCCAACACCATTGAATTCGAATTcaacatatatcatcaatagCAGCACTGAAGATGAAAGCTGCAGGGAGATCAGCCATTGCACCAACATGTTGAAATTCGAAATCCCAGATATCTTGGATATGTTAATCAATTCATGATGTAATGCCCACTGATgaggaagctagctagctaaggtTGTTACAACTTTCTGGAATTTGGGTTTTGTGGAGTTGATGATCATACTTTgctcatataattaatttgccagcataatattgttaattattaatCTTACCGTACCAGGAAGAGAGATGATCTCTAGTCTTTGTTGTTTAGTACTCGATCTGGAGTTTCCCTTTTAGATATGTCAACGTACTCCTTTCCCTGATCGTTTCCTTAATCATATTACGATCAATATTACCAGACAAATTCGACTGTCAATTAAATATTGAACGATTTGATTACGCAGTTcagattaaataagatgagatattttgaatagaaatgaaatttttgagttaagatgagataaaataatttgtgaaaaaaaaaatatgtgtttgaatagtgaaatgagatgagatagtttttaatttttaggatttgaaaaaggtagGGGTCTCATTGTTGATTACAGAGCCGAAAAGTGCACTGTTTATGTAATGTTCACACATTGTTCACTTTCAGTTTTAATTGTTTATGCACTATTCACGTATTGTTCATTTACTGTTCATGTCAGTTTTGTACTGCTCACACAATG from Juglans regia cultivar Chandler chromosome 4, Walnut 2.0, whole genome shotgun sequence encodes:
- the LOC108987269 gene encoding transcription factor MYB41-like, with the protein product MGRAPCSEKNSLKKGPWTPEEDQKLLDYIQKHGYGNWRTLPKNAGLERCGKSCRLRWTNYLRPDIKRGRFSFEEEETIIQLHGILGNKWSAIAARLPGRTDNEIKNYWNTHIRKRLLRMGIDPITHSPRLNLLELSSILSSSLCSSSQIHIMSSRFLDVQSLVNHDPDLLRLAKSLMSSSPETPNLVLQNLHENQLCSSQKQNQIAQIVQRNHELQEPVQEIPPCNKFSFQSDQAQVGLEPKVDLFTSSFTDFSSSNSQPTEWQSNGMPADFTEDYVPLPSYYHGSDHHQTMMDPSSESSTFHSNNSNQNFSFTPSSSPTPLNSNSTYIINSSTEDESCREISHCTNMLKFEIPDILDMLINS